Proteins encoded in a region of the Flavobacteriaceae bacterium HL-DH10 genome:
- a CDS encoding RagB/SusD family nutrient uptake outer membrane protein: MKKNNFIWMLLGILISLTACEKEFLNLELPDALSESSYYKTPDHFRTAANSLYNSLWAWGDAQGLLLDRGSDLNTFITGYGQGNINPGNTDFVWTNSYKYIRDANVLLQKGNEYSGAPEEIEQYVAAAKFFRAYHYFFLLQRFGGVPIVTTVLDVDSPELSSRRNSRYELLFQVKSDLEGAIEGLPNEANIASSDKGHISKEAAQSLLAKSLLFEATWEKYVGTSTDGDGTTNGAGSTKPTGYPSMNDMFQQAADLSKSVMDSGNFELWNYNEELNNLSMYYLFNLEDAGSNPAGLDKSTNKEFILYSKYDVVLRQGRTNISHASYYSSINQNFLDMFLMTDGLPIDKSPLFQGYKSNYEQWFDRDYRLYAYAGGNEQEVEISEETPKLLEGGVPYWNRKFRSYNYPNYREAATESSDFPIIRFAEVYLTYAEALYELNGAITDGQLNESLNLVRGRAGVAPLTNQLATTYSLNILEEIRRERTVELFQENNRFNDLKRWGIAEEVLSAPLFGPIIEGTDYETNTDLYDPSKFQFGEAVKQYTAEGPKRAIVVDPSSNRSWARKNYLIPIPVEEINLNGSLLQNPGY, from the coding sequence ATGAAAAAAAATAATTTTATATGGATGCTGTTAGGAATATTAATTTCGTTAACAGCATGTGAAAAAGAGTTTCTGAATTTAGAACTGCCAGATGCACTATCAGAATCATCTTACTACAAAACACCAGACCACTTTAGGACTGCGGCCAATAGTTTGTACAATAGTTTGTGGGCCTGGGGAGATGCTCAAGGGCTTCTTTTGGACAGAGGATCTGACTTGAACACCTTTATTACAGGCTACGGACAAGGAAATATTAATCCAGGAAACACAGATTTTGTTTGGACTAATTCCTATAAATATATTAGGGACGCCAATGTGCTTTTGCAAAAAGGCAACGAATATTCTGGAGCACCTGAAGAGATTGAACAATATGTTGCAGCCGCTAAATTTTTTAGGGCGTATCATTATTTCTTTCTACTCCAAAGGTTTGGTGGGGTACCTATTGTAACAACTGTGTTGGATGTAGATTCTCCAGAATTATCTAGTAGAAGAAACTCCCGTTACGAGTTACTGTTTCAGGTAAAGAGCGATTTAGAAGGGGCTATTGAAGGTTTGCCCAATGAAGCAAATATAGCCTCTAGTGATAAAGGCCACATAAGCAAGGAAGCCGCACAGTCATTATTGGCAAAATCACTTTTGTTTGAAGCTACTTGGGAAAAATATGTAGGCACTTCGACCGATGGGGATGGAACTACTAATGGAGCAGGATCGACAAAGCCTACAGGGTATCCTTCTATGAACGACATGTTTCAACAAGCCGCAGATTTATCTAAAAGTGTTATGGATAGCGGTAATTTTGAGTTGTGGAACTACAATGAAGAGCTAAATAATTTGAGCATGTACTACCTCTTTAACTTAGAGGATGCTGGATCTAATCCAGCTGGACTGGACAAGTCAACGAACAAGGAGTTTATATTGTATAGTAAATATGATGTTGTGCTACGTCAAGGACGTACTAATATTAGTCACGCTTCTTATTACTCGTCAATAAACCAGAATTTTTTGGATATGTTCCTTATGACAGACGGTTTGCCAATCGATAAATCCCCGTTATTTCAAGGGTACAAGTCAAACTATGAGCAATGGTTTGATCGTGATTACAGGCTATATGCATATGCTGGCGGTAACGAACAAGAGGTGGAAATATCAGAAGAAACACCAAAACTTTTAGAAGGAGGAGTTCCTTATTGGAACCGTAAATTCAGGTCTTATAACTATCCAAATTATAGGGAAGCGGCCACAGAGTCATCAGATTTTCCAATTATCAGGTTTGCAGAAGTGTACTTAACGTATGCAGAAGCCTTATATGAATTAAATGGAGCGATTACTGATGGACAATTGAATGAGTCCTTAAATTTGGTAAGAGGACGTGCTGGTGTAGCTCCGTTAACCAATCAATTGGCTACTACCTATAGTTTGAATATTCTAGAAGAAATTAGAAGAGAAAGAACAGTAGAGTTGTTTCAGGAAAATAATAGGTTTAACGACTTAAAGAGATGGGGTATAGCTGAAGAAGTGTTAAGTGCACCACTTTTCGGACCTATTATAGAAGGTACTGACTATGAAACCAATACGGATTTGTACGATCCATCGAAATTTCAATTTGGGGAAGCCGTAAAACAGTACACGGCCGAAGGACCTAAGAGAGCGATAGTAGTTGATCCAAGTAGTAACAGAAGCTGGGCTCGTAAAAATTATTTAATTCCTATTCCTGTTGAAGAAATCAACTTAAATGGTAGTCTTCTACAAAACCCAGGGTATTAA
- a CDS encoding DUF5013 domain-containing protein — protein MKKLSFRYKIGILALASIFVAIVSCQEEYDPDLVTYPEITVDGFSPSEGYPGSIVTITGSNFGDRFEAAKISFNGELVTDFVSYQENIMEVRVPQGATNGKLSVQVWTHVKDSIGSYAVKQLPKMDSTKAENGSNITFPGDVVTIIGSNFGIDATALVITFNGTTAEIVSIQDNEIKVIAPEGFATGYIDLTIGGSTVVGSTVMINPTASGDITPYFLANTGVVDAQGGGFGFSEDSGTGRYRILSEPWITNSAGKNKSGIGGWGREQWNGREGYICWETWGNTPVDNGIIYQPTSFALPVGSYTITLNYYSETQMDSSVYLEVAAGGNGIPNLANISTALASVMLYNGATIGETSPSFAGEATLDFTVETSQVVSIGFLGNLKGRDSKGNYFLGKWIKLVKN, from the coding sequence ATGAAAAAATTAAGTTTTAGATATAAAATAGGTATTTTGGCCTTAGCCAGTATATTTGTGGCTATAGTTTCGTGTCAGGAAGAGTACGATCCTGATCTAGTAACATACCCCGAAATTACTGTAGATGGGTTTTCCCCAAGTGAAGGATATCCAGGTTCTATAGTTACCATTACGGGAAGTAATTTTGGAGATCGATTTGAAGCTGCAAAAATAAGCTTCAATGGAGAACTCGTTACCGACTTTGTGAGTTATCAAGAGAACATAATGGAAGTAAGAGTTCCCCAAGGTGCAACCAATGGGAAACTCTCTGTTCAGGTATGGACACATGTTAAAGATTCCATAGGCAGCTATGCGGTAAAACAATTGCCAAAAATGGATTCCACCAAGGCTGAAAATGGTTCAAATATCACTTTCCCTGGAGATGTGGTTACCATTATCGGAAGTAATTTTGGTATTGATGCAACTGCCCTTGTTATTACTTTCAATGGAACTACTGCAGAGATTGTTTCAATTCAGGATAATGAAATAAAAGTGATTGCTCCTGAAGGGTTTGCGACAGGATATATAGACCTTACCATAGGAGGTTCTACCGTAGTAGGCTCTACCGTAATGATAAATCCTACTGCGTCTGGTGATATTACACCTTATTTCTTAGCAAATACTGGAGTTGTAGATGCTCAAGGAGGAGGGTTTGGATTTAGTGAAGATAGTGGTACTGGTAGATATAGAATACTTTCGGAACCATGGATAACAAATAGCGCTGGAAAGAATAAGAGCGGTATTGGTGGCTGGGGACGTGAACAATGGAATGGTCGTGAAGGATATATATGCTGGGAAACATGGGGCAATACACCAGTCGATAACGGTATAATCTATCAACCAACATCTTTTGCGTTGCCAGTTGGGAGTTATACGATAACACTTAATTATTATTCTGAAACTCAAATGGATTCTTCGGTTTATTTAGAAGTTGCGGCAGGAGGAAATGGTATTCCCAATCTGGCCAATATTTCAACAGCATTGGCGTCCGTTATGCTTTATAATGGAGCTACGATTGGTGAGACTTCGCCAAGCTTTGCAGGAGAGGCAACACTCGATTTTACTGTGGAAACTTCGCAAGTAGTGTCGATAGGTTTCTTAGGCAACTTGAAAGGTAGGGATTCAAAAGGTAATTACTTTTTAGGAAAATGGATTAAATTAGTTAAAAACTAA
- a CDS encoding LamG-like jellyroll fold domain-containing protein, with the protein MKTILLKTKNLCLFLVGFLLAFQATAQEFVHPGGLHTLEELNRMKEKVAAGESPWIEGWNALTFDWKSSATYGMTSGARENANYRQNMNRDAQAAYLNALRWYISGDVAHAEKAISIYMAYANTVNQIPSGGTTDILGLGGIGFTAMAMGAEIMRLYEGWAPEDFEKFKFMMKEYFYPVSHDFLTYHRGTCPTYYWANWDLNNVSALIAIGILVDDRDIFNEGIEYFKNGVGSGNIHNAIPFVQGDFGQYQESGRDQSHALLGIGLMANSCQMAWNQGVDLYGYDDNRFLKGAEFAARTGALSLDAPFFEELNTCANRGHRWVASNQLGRYFDQPVWEIVYNHYVVKQGLEAPHVEAMAQIMRFAGSTNDQLGHGTLTFTLDAAASPLAFTAPPGQLQGLTVLEGIGRVELIWNAIETMDAEGFTVKRSTSSGGPYTTIASWTGNTAPGFTDFGVENGTTYYYVVSARNEVGDGPESVEISATPREAVQELPTGWTRTDIGIQSVEGEAVYAEVNTGHSFITKGAGWIGKGNFDSMGFTYGMASGDVTLTARVKDFGGLQKTGIMIRESLDPDAKTVLMKIGDGGWRIAGMGLRTETGANMWFVDGNRYTWRPKIWFRISRVGNTFTVYESNNKDVWFEVGSHTIEMAENVYVGLFNCSGNATSLNETRFDHVTVTGLDSSAPEAPANFTASSGNTQNMLDWDEVTGASSYTLKRSTTSGGPYTTIAANLNKMEYQDTGLENGTTYYYVVSADNLSGESVNSLEISVAPELAIALAPEEVTAQSVSGQQIDLSWNASLSATSYHVKRATVSGGAYAIIDSPDTTLYSDTTVTPNTTYYYVITAINALGESESSLEVRATPGQVSYWKFDETEGPDAADSWSDNMGALSSGTIFSEGLIDNAVRLNGSDEHVTLPEGIVSSLTDFSITTWVKLDKVDNWARVFDFGSGRDNFMFVTPRNGDSGTLRYSINNGAGQEQINTGSALTSGRWYHLAVTQSGTTAILYLDGVEVGRNDNMTLNPSSLGNTTQNWIGKSQYPDPLLEGLVDDFRIYSRTLEAAEVDSLFNAVDFPAVAPVSLLAAPGNNKITLKWNDSQGATSYTVYRSDVSGGPYTQVGTSLVNEFLDTEVLNESAYYYVVTATTPLGESAYSEEINGTPNGGRVAYLKFNETTGTSAADSWGDNVGTLSSGAAFTEGLIDNGVSLNGSDGYVTLSEGIVSSLTDFSITTWVKLDKVDNWARLFDFGSGTSNYMFITPKNGSNGRLRYAIKNGGGEQQINTSATLIISRWYHLAVTQSGTTAILYLDGVEVGRNTNMTLNPSSLGSTSQNWIGKAQYPDPLLAGQVDDFRIYSEALGASDIAEMAFAYLPPAAPNNLYTEAGNNQVSLSWTAALGGNGYNIKRATDVEGPFEVIANVVDTSYIDTTAVNCEKYFYTVSTINNVGESADSSPSSPWLGRKLSGMLIGTDGSGGNNPATTKEAAVDGDIGTYFDAPTSTAWVGYDLGDDGRSVITKVRYAPRPSHSHRMNGSQIQGANTPDFSDAETLFFIPRPAEWVMTEQTISNSGGYRYVRCFSPNGYGSIAELEFYGLPARLPEFSSDSIVEGTYGSEFHYLTVASDLPEDFVATGLPEGLSIDACTGFISGVPQAAGTFSVDITATNYYGSSTYTVELMIRKNQTIDFGSIPVKYIGDADFELTAVASSGLPITYSSSDTTIATIVDGNKLHINGVGTSVITASNVGDSIYYPTEEVSQTFTVLPLSLNVLYKDGDNGKTSNGHIKPHLQIENNDAISVAYSELSVRYWFTAENFAGINTWIDYADLGTDLVSMNYVALEKPHDGALGYVEYRFDSVATMLDASGNSGEIQSRLSNTDWANFDESNDYSYQSNSAYDANDHITLYRNGYLISGTEPAQINTDLSLKVYSENKNNKTSTSTINTYLKLVNEGNVPVEYNDLIIRYWFTKDSESDLNYWIDYADLDESNISGQFVALNPVFSEADTYFEISLDSAVGSLYPLSHTGEIQYRITKTDWSKFEELNDYSYLPKAPFAENAHITVYYKGALVYGIEPGGNNSAKGINDQKTANMNQLDIDELKVYPNPVSDKLTVLLNSENEDVQLMLHSSTGKLLIATKSRENQHTLDLSALSEGVYILTITDTNGSTFKKIVKE; encoded by the coding sequence ATGAAAACAATACTACTCAAAACAAAAAACCTATGCCTCTTTTTGGTTGGTTTTTTACTAGCCTTTCAGGCCACGGCACAGGAGTTTGTGCATCCGGGAGGTCTCCATACACTGGAAGAGCTCAACCGCATGAAAGAGAAAGTTGCTGCAGGGGAAAGCCCTTGGATAGAGGGTTGGAATGCGTTGACTTTCGACTGGAAGTCGAGTGCTACTTATGGTATGACCAGTGGCGCTAGAGAAAATGCGAACTATAGGCAAAACATGAACAGGGACGCACAGGCGGCTTACCTGAACGCGCTCCGCTGGTACATCTCTGGGGACGTAGCCCATGCAGAAAAGGCTATAAGCATATACATGGCCTATGCCAATACCGTTAACCAAATACCCTCTGGAGGAACTACAGATATATTGGGACTTGGAGGTATAGGTTTTACAGCTATGGCCATGGGGGCTGAGATCATGAGGCTCTATGAGGGCTGGGCTCCAGAGGACTTTGAGAAGTTTAAGTTTATGATGAAGGAGTATTTCTATCCTGTAAGCCACGACTTCCTGACCTACCATAGAGGTACCTGCCCCACATATTATTGGGCAAATTGGGACTTGAACAATGTTTCTGCACTGATTGCTATCGGTATTCTGGTGGATGACCGGGATATTTTTAATGAGGGAATTGAGTATTTTAAAAATGGAGTTGGTAGTGGTAATATTCATAACGCCATCCCTTTTGTTCAGGGAGATTTTGGTCAATATCAGGAATCCGGAAGGGACCAGTCACATGCTTTGTTGGGTATCGGGTTGATGGCCAATTCTTGCCAAATGGCCTGGAACCAGGGAGTGGATCTGTATGGCTATGACGACAATAGGTTTCTGAAAGGTGCCGAATTTGCGGCCCGTACTGGAGCACTTTCGCTCGATGCACCATTTTTTGAAGAATTAAACACCTGTGCCAACCGCGGGCACCGCTGGGTAGCCAGCAATCAACTGGGAAGATATTTTGATCAACCTGTTTGGGAAATAGTTTATAATCATTATGTGGTAAAACAGGGACTGGAAGCACCTCATGTTGAAGCCATGGCACAGATCATGCGATTTGCTGGCAGTACCAATGACCAGTTGGGTCATGGTACGCTCACTTTTACGCTGGATGCAGCCGCTTCCCCACTAGCCTTTACAGCACCTCCAGGACAGCTGCAAGGTCTTACAGTACTAGAGGGCATCGGCAGGGTTGAATTGATTTGGAATGCTATAGAGACCATGGACGCCGAAGGGTTTACTGTTAAACGTTCGACAAGTTCGGGTGGACCATATACGACCATAGCTTCCTGGACGGGCAATACAGCCCCAGGATTTACCGATTTTGGTGTCGAAAACGGCACGACGTACTATTATGTGGTTTCCGCCAGGAACGAAGTGGGTGATGGGCCTGAGTCGGTTGAGATCTCAGCCACGCCTAGGGAAGCGGTACAAGAACTGCCAACGGGATGGACCAGAACAGACATAGGCATCCAGAGTGTTGAAGGTGAAGCTGTTTATGCCGAGGTTAATACCGGACATAGTTTTATTACCAAAGGAGCGGGTTGGATAGGAAAAGGAAATTTCGATTCTATGGGATTCACTTACGGAATGGCTTCAGGCGATGTAACGCTAACTGCAAGGGTGAAAGACTTTGGAGGTTTGCAAAAAACAGGGATTATGATCCGTGAATCGCTAGATCCCGATGCCAAGACGGTACTGATGAAAATTGGTGATGGCGGTTGGCGTATCGCTGGAATGGGATTACGTACCGAAACAGGGGCAAACATGTGGTTTGTAGATGGAAACCGTTACACCTGGCGCCCCAAAATCTGGTTCAGAATTTCCCGGGTTGGAAATACTTTTACCGTTTATGAGTCCAACAACAAGGATGTTTGGTTTGAAGTAGGTAGCCATACAATCGAAATGGCAGAGAATGTGTACGTGGGGCTTTTCAACTGTTCGGGGAATGCTACTTCATTGAATGAAACGAGGTTTGATCACGTTACGGTCACAGGACTTGATAGCAGTGCACCTGAGGCGCCTGCCAACTTTACGGCATCATCTGGCAATACCCAGAACATGCTGGATTGGGATGAGGTAACTGGAGCTTCCAGCTATACCTTAAAGCGCTCTACAACCAGTGGCGGGCCTTATACAACTATAGCAGCCAATCTTAATAAAATGGAATATCAGGATACAGGGTTAGAAAATGGTACTACTTATTATTATGTGGTGTCTGCTGATAACCTTTCGGGAGAGAGTGTCAATTCTTTAGAGATAAGTGTTGCGCCAGAATTGGCTATTGCACTGGCACCCGAAGAAGTAACCGCTCAGTCGGTATCTGGGCAGCAGATTGATCTATCGTGGAATGCAAGCTTAAGTGCAACTAGCTATCATGTAAAACGTGCCACGGTGAGTGGTGGAGCTTATGCCATTATTGACAGTCCTGATACCACTTTATATAGTGACACAACCGTAACGCCAAATACAACCTATTACTATGTGATCACAGCGATAAATGCGCTTGGAGAATCGGAGAGCTCATTGGAAGTGAGGGCAACACCTGGGCAAGTAAGCTATTGGAAATTTGATGAAACAGAAGGACCAGATGCCGCTGATTCCTGGAGTGATAATATGGGAGCTTTGAGTTCAGGTACTATATTTTCTGAAGGTCTGATAGATAATGCAGTGCGTTTGAATGGAAGCGATGAGCATGTGACACTTCCTGAAGGGATAGTAAGTTCTTTGACGGACTTTAGCATCACCACCTGGGTAAAACTTGATAAAGTGGACAACTGGGCACGAGTTTTTGACTTTGGTTCAGGAAGAGACAATTTTATGTTTGTTACACCAAGAAATGGAGATTCTGGTACTTTGCGCTATAGTATAAATAATGGAGCAGGCCAAGAACAAATCAATACGGGATCTGCTTTAACCTCCGGGAGATGGTATCATCTGGCTGTAACACAATCCGGCACTACGGCTATTCTTTATTTGGATGGCGTGGAAGTAGGTAGAAATGATAATATGACCCTTAATCCATCCAGTCTGGGCAATACTACCCAAAATTGGATTGGTAAATCACAATATCCTGATCCGTTGTTAGAAGGTCTGGTTGATGATTTTAGAATTTATAGCAGGACGCTAGAAGCTGCAGAGGTGGACTCGCTTTTCAATGCGGTGGATTTTCCTGCCGTAGCGCCTGTTTCCCTACTGGCCGCACCTGGCAATAACAAGATTACCCTGAAGTGGAACGATTCTCAGGGAGCTACCAGCTATACGGTTTATAGATCAGACGTTTCTGGTGGGCCTTATACACAAGTTGGAACATCTTTAGTCAATGAATTTTTGGACACGGAAGTGCTTAATGAATCTGCTTACTATTATGTAGTAACTGCTACCACACCTCTTGGAGAAAGCGCTTATAGCGAAGAGATAAACGGGACTCCTAACGGGGGTCGTGTTGCCTATTTGAAATTTAATGAAACAACAGGTACAAGTGCTGCGGACTCCTGGGGTGATAATGTGGGAACTCTTAGTTCAGGAGCAGCATTTACAGAGGGCCTGATAGATAATGGCGTGAGTTTGAACGGAAGCGATGGGTATGTTACACTCTCTGAAGGGATAGTAAGTTCTTTGACGGACTTTAGCATCACCACCTGGGTAAAGCTTGATAAAGTGGACAACTGGGCACGTCTCTTTGACTTTGGTTCTGGAACAAGCAACTACATGTTTATCACACCAAAAAATGGATCCAACGGCAGATTGCGGTACGCTATTAAAAATGGTGGCGGAGAGCAGCAAATAAATACAAGTGCTACTTTAATCATAAGCAGATGGTATCACCTGGCCGTGACGCAATCCGGTACTACTGCCATTCTTTATTTGGACGGCGTAGAAGTAGGCCGAAATACTAATATGACTCTTAATCCGTCCAGCTTGGGCAGTACGTCCCAAAACTGGATCGGAAAGGCACAATATCCTGACCCTTTGTTAGCAGGGCAGGTAGATGATTTCAGGATCTACAGTGAGGCATTGGGCGCTTCAGATATAGCAGAAATGGCTTTTGCATATTTGCCACCTGCAGCTCCGAATAACCTTTATACAGAGGCAGGAAATAATCAGGTGTCATTAAGTTGGACCGCCGCGTTGGGAGGAAACGGTTATAATATCAAAAGGGCTACGGATGTAGAAGGTCCATTTGAGGTAATTGCTAACGTAGTTGATACGAGCTACATAGATACAACAGCAGTAAACTGCGAAAAATATTTCTACACCGTATCGACTATTAATAACGTGGGCGAAAGTGCGGATTCATCGCCTTCGAGCCCTTGGTTGGGAAGGAAACTTTCAGGTATGTTAATAGGTACGGATGGTTCTGGGGGCAATAACCCCGCTACCACCAAAGAAGCAGCAGTAGATGGGGATATAGGGACGTATTTCGATGCGCCGACTAGTACCGCATGGGTAGGGTACGATTTGGGTGATGATGGCAGGAGTGTAATCACGAAAGTGCGTTACGCGCCACGTCCCAGTCATTCACACCGTATGAACGGATCGCAGATTCAAGGCGCCAATACCCCCGATTTCAGTGATGCTGAAACACTATTTTTTATTCCAAGACCCGCTGAATGGGTGATGACGGAACAAACTATTTCCAATAGCGGGGGGTATCGTTATGTTCGGTGCTTTTCGCCAAACGGTTACGGGAGCATTGCTGAACTCGAATTTTATGGGCTGCCAGCGCGTTTACCGGAATTTAGTAGTGACAGTATTGTAGAAGGGACATACGGTTCAGAATTCCATTATTTGACCGTGGCTTCTGATTTGCCGGAAGATTTCGTGGCTACCGGATTGCCGGAGGGATTAAGTATTGATGCTTGTACCGGTTTTATTTCCGGTGTACCACAAGCAGCAGGAACTTTTTCTGTAGATATAACCGCTACCAATTATTATGGTTCCAGTACTTATACTGTGGAGTTAATGATTAGGAAGAATCAAACTATTGATTTTGGTTCTATACCTGTGAAATACATTGGTGATGCCGATTTTGAACTTACAGCTGTTGCAAGCTCAGGTTTGCCGATTACATACAGTAGTTCCGATACCACAATAGCTACCATTGTTGATGGAAACAAACTGCATATCAATGGAGTGGGTACAAGTGTTATCACGGCTTCGAATGTAGGTGATAGTATTTACTATCCTACAGAGGAAGTTAGCCAAACTTTTACGGTATTGCCTTTGAGTCTCAATGTGCTGTATAAGGATGGTGACAATGGAAAGACATCAAATGGTCATATTAAACCTCATTTGCAAATTGAAAACAACGATGCTATAAGTGTTGCCTATAGTGAACTATCGGTTCGCTACTGGTTTACAGCTGAAAATTTTGCGGGCATCAATACCTGGATCGATTATGCTGATTTGGGTACTGATTTGGTTTCTATGAATTATGTAGCTTTGGAAAAACCGCATGACGGCGCTTTAGGCTATGTGGAATATCGTTTTGATTCCGTTGCAACCATGCTGGATGCTAGTGGTAATTCAGGGGAGATCCAGTCAAGACTATCCAACACCGACTGGGCAAATTTTGATGAATCAAATGATTATTCTTATCAATCAAATTCGGCTTATGACGCCAACGACCACATCACCCTGTACCGGAACGGATACCTGATTTCGGGAACAGAACCAGCACAGATTAATACAGATTTGAGCTTGAAAGTATATTCTGAAAATAAGAATAATAAAACTAGCACCAGTACGATAAATACTTACCTGAAGCTTGTAAATGAGGGAAATGTTCCAGTAGAATATAATGATCTGATTATCAGATATTGGTTTACAAAAGACAGTGAATCGGATTTGAACTACTGGATAGACTATGCGGATTTGGATGAATCAAATATATCTGGTCAGTTTGTAGCCCTTAATCCAGTCTTTTCAGAAGCAGACACTTATTTTGAGATTTCATTAGATTCGGCAGTTGGGTCACTCTATCCGTTAAGTCATACTGGAGAAATTCAGTACAGGATAACTAAAACCGATTGGTCTAAATTTGAAGAGTTGAATGACTATTCTTATTTGCCAAAAGCACCATTTGCAGAGAATGCGCATATCACGGTGTACTATAAAGGAGCACTTGTATATGGGATAGAGCCAGGTGGCAATAATTCTGCAAAAGGTATTAATGATCAAAAGACAGCAAATATGAACCAATTAGATATTGATGAGCTTAAGGTCTATCCAAATCCGGTATCTGATAAACTTACTGTACTTCTTAATAGTGAAAATGAAGATGTACAATTAATGTTGCACAGTAGCACGGGTAAGTTATTGATAGCTACTAAATCTAGAGAAAACCAGCACACATTAGACCTTAGTGCTTTGTCTGAAGGTGTTTACATTCTTACTATTACTGATACGAATGGAAGTACTTTTAAGAAGATTGTAAAGGAATAG
- a CDS encoding site-specific integrase yields the protein MSSVSPFLIKRQNSKNLHPIAIRIIKDRKPSYIYLGQAIKMNQWDSKNGRVKNSHPDHLEINQLIITKLSKANKSLLNAEIKDEYLSSKKIKKRMVSNNEGDFFTVAKVYLKNIEDRKKFHQLDIETKRIRVFKEFIEKDKLLFSEINIELLKTFENFLLSKRNLSTRTVVNYMITIRTIFNLAITNSTVDGKLYPFGKGKYQIKFPETKKIGLNSDEITKLENIKDLTKAQDYALSAWLLSFYFAGIRVSDVLQLKWKDFMDNRLYYRMNKNNKLVSLKVPDKVLKILDKLERHEDSVFLFKELEGVDGNDNRLIRTRIKTATRNFNRRLELVAEKAGIDKKMSMHIARHSFGNISGDKIPIQMLQKLYRHSSVTTTILYQSNFLQSDTDEALDKVINF from the coding sequence ATGTCTTCAGTATCACCTTTTTTGATAAAAAGACAGAATTCTAAGAATCTGCATCCTATAGCTATCCGAATAATTAAGGATAGAAAACCTTCGTATATTTATTTGGGGCAAGCAATAAAAATGAATCAATGGGATTCTAAAAATGGTCGTGTCAAGAATTCTCATCCAGATCATTTAGAAATCAATCAGCTTATTATTACCAAATTATCCAAAGCAAATAAAAGTCTTTTAAATGCTGAAATAAAAGACGAATATCTGTCATCAAAAAAGATAAAGAAACGAATGGTTTCAAATAATGAAGGTGATTTTTTTACAGTAGCAAAAGTCTATTTAAAAAATATTGAAGATCGAAAAAAATTTCACCAATTAGATATCGAAACAAAGCGTATAAGAGTATTTAAAGAATTTATTGAAAAAGATAAACTTCTTTTCAGTGAAATTAATATAGAATTGCTCAAAACGTTTGAAAACTTTCTACTTAGCAAACGCAATCTCTCAACCCGCACTGTTGTAAATTATATGATTACCATTAGAACCATTTTTAATTTAGCAATAACAAACTCCACTGTGGATGGTAAACTATATCCCTTTGGAAAAGGAAAATACCAAATAAAATTTCCTGAAACCAAAAAGATAGGTTTAAACAGTGATGAGATTACCAAATTAGAAAATATCAAAGATTTAACAAAAGCTCAAGATTATGCATTATCTGCTTGGTTGTTAAGTTTTTATTTTGCCGGTATTAGAGTTAGTGATGTACTACAATTGAAATGGAAGGATTTCATGGATAATCGCTTGTATTATCGAATGAACAAAAACAATAAATTGGTTTCATTAAAAGTGCCAGATAAGGTCTTAAAGATTTTGGATAAACTAGAAAGACATGAAGATTCTGTGTTTTTGTTTAAAGAGCTGGAAGGCGTAGATGGTAATGACAATAGATTGATTAGAACCAGAATAAAAACGGCGACACGGAATTTTAATCGAAGACTGGAATTAGTTGCCGAAAAGGCTGGAATAGACAAAAAAATGAGCATGCATATCGCTCGGCATAGCTTTGGAAATATTTCTGGAGACAAAATACCCATCCAGATGTTACAAAAACTATACAGACATTCTTCGGTTACAACTACGATACTTTATCAATCAAATTTTCTTCAAAGTGATACAGATGAGGCATTGGATAAAGTAATTAATTTTTAA